A window of Helicobacter anatolicus contains these coding sequences:
- the mqnE gene encoding aminofutalosine synthase MqnE, whose product MDLLERVLNKENLKPSELSALYDYDIFTLGKVADEMRKKKYGNKVFFNINRHINPTNICADVCRFCAFSASRKNPNPYEMSIDEIVSQVLACQNRGIKEVHIVSAHSPNYSYEWYLDMFMAVKKAAPNIHLKAMTAAEVDYLDRKFEKGYQKILEDMAKCGVDSMPGGGAEIFDEKVRQYICKGKVNSQRWLEIHNYWHQLGKMSNATMLFGHVETREHRIDHMLRLRNIQQDSNIVEAKKGGFNAFIPLLYQNQNNFLNIKENLSGQEILKTLSIARIILDNIPHIKAYWASLSLNVALIAQEFGADDMDGTIENESIQSAGGAKSKNGVSKELMIAQIKDAGFRPIERDSLYNELQEY is encoded by the coding sequence GTGGATTTATTGGAGCGAGTATTAAATAAAGAAAATTTAAAACCAAGTGAGCTTAGTGCGCTTTATGATTATGATATTTTTACATTGGGTAAAGTTGCAGATGAAATGCGTAAAAAAAAGTATGGCAATAAAGTATTTTTTAATATTAATCGTCATATTAATCCGACAAATATTTGTGCAGATGTATGTAGGTTTTGTGCTTTTTCTGCAAGTAGAAAAAATCCAAATCCCTATGAAATGAGTATTGATGAGATTGTCTCACAAGTATTAGCATGTCAAAATCGTGGAATAAAAGAAGTGCATATTGTTTCAGCACATAGTCCAAATTATTCTTATGAATGGTATTTAGATATGTTTATGGCAGTGAAAAAAGCAGCACCAAATATTCATCTCAAAGCCATGACCGCAGCAGAAGTAGATTATTTGGATAGAAAATTTGAAAAAGGATATCAAAAAATTCTTGAAGATATGGCAAAGTGTGGGGTAGATTCTATGCCTGGGGGTGGAGCAGAGATTTTTGATGAAAAAGTGCGTCAGTATATTTGTAAAGGAAAAGTAAATTCTCAAAGGTGGTTAGAGATTCATAATTATTGGCATCAACTTGGAAAAATGAGTAATGCAACAATGCTATTTGGGCATGTTGAGACAAGAGAGCATCGTATTGATCATATGCTAAGATTGCGTAATATTCAACAAGATAGCAATATAGTCGAGGCAAAAAAAGGAGGCTTTAATGCTTTTATTCCATTGCTTTATCAAAATCAAAATAATTTTTTAAATATTAAAGAAAATTTGAGTGGTCAAGAGATATTAAAAACTTTAAGTATTGCAAGAATTATATTAGATAATATTCCACACATTAAGGCATATTGGGCTAGTTTGTCTTTAAATGTAGCATTGATTGCACAAGAATTTGGTGCAGATGATATGGATGGAACAATTGAAAATGAATCAATCCAGTCAGCAGGTGGTGCAAAAAGCAAAAATGGTGTCAGTAAAGAGCTTATGATTGCACAAATTAAAGATGCGGGATTTAGACCTATTGAGCGTGATAGCTTATATAATGAGTTACAGGAATATTGA
- a CDS encoding UPF0323 family lipoprotein gives MMRHFRVIKDVAMIGGISAMVVFALQGCDNQSQKQELNQSVKKGAFVLLEEQNDGSYKILEEYPSGTTHVVVRDKNGIERVLSQAEIDQLLKEEERKIDNNTSELTSSGSQGLGLGSAILASAAGAILGSYIGNKLFNNPNYQQNQQRNYKSPQAYERSQNSFKNTSSTSNTAAKSGAKSGFFKNSSATSQSIGG, from the coding sequence ATGATGAGACATTTTAGAGTAATTAAAGATGTGGCAATGATAGGTGGAATAAGTGCCATGGTAGTTTTTGCATTACAGGGGTGTGATAATCAGTCTCAAAAACAAGAGTTGAATCAAAGTGTTAAAAAAGGTGCATTTGTTTTGTTAGAGGAACAAAATGATGGTAGCTATAAAATATTGGAAGAATATCCTAGTGGTACGACACATGTGGTGGTACGTGATAAAAATGGTATAGAGCGTGTTTTGAGTCAAGCAGAAATTGATCAATTATTGAAAGAGGAAGAAAGAAAAATTGATAATAATACAAGTGAGTTAACCTCTAGTGGATCGCAAGGATTAGGTTTGGGGAGTGCAATTTTAGCAAGTGCTGCTGGTGCGATTTTGGGGAGTTATATCGGAAATAAATTATTTAATAATCCTAACTACCAGCAAAATCAACAAAGAAATTATAAATCCCCTCAGGCTTATGAGAGAAGCCAGAATAGTTTTAAAAATACGAGTTCAACGTCAAATACAGCAGCAAAAAGTGGTGCAAAAAGTGGATTTTTTAAAAATTCTAGTGCTACATCACAAAGTATAGGGGGATAA
- a CDS encoding glutathionylspermidine synthase family protein, whose product MEIKKIHSLDNQTLEEIGLEWHSDPDNTPYIADELVVLKEEEAQKFYEAGNELYDMFVEAAEYVIENDLFFELDIPNAIIPMIKQSFEEDIHWHLYGRFDFAGGLDGQPIKLLEFNADTPTMLYETAVVQWALLKSNGLDENKQFNNIFEMIGENFKRIITLGDDPSRFVELYEGWKILFSSIGGNVEEERTTKFLKEIAQSVGFETHYAPIDLVEFSPHDGVLFEGVNYEFLFKLIPWENIAIDEPELASIMQKMMENKNTIFLNPAYTLLFQSKRILKILWDLFPNHPLLLETSYEPLKDKKQVLKRAFGREGANIEILDKNQNIITKNTGIYQNHKAVYQEFCELNKNGEFYYQPNVFFAYESCGLGFRKGGLILDNYSKFVGHYLK is encoded by the coding sequence ATGGAAATAAAAAAAATTCATTCTTTAGACAACCAAACCTTAGAAGAAATTGGTTTAGAATGGCATAGTGATCCTGATAATACGCCTTATATTGCTGATGAGCTTGTTGTGCTTAAAGAAGAGGAGGCACAAAAGTTTTATGAGGCGGGTAATGAGCTTTATGATATGTTTGTAGAGGCGGCTGAATATGTGATTGAGAATGATTTGTTTTTTGAATTAGATATTCCAAATGCTATTATTCCTATGATTAAGCAAAGTTTTGAAGAGGATATTCATTGGCATTTGTATGGGAGATTTGATTTTGCTGGTGGGCTTGATGGACAGCCTATTAAACTTTTAGAATTTAATGCAGACACTCCTACAATGCTATATGAAACTGCTGTTGTGCAATGGGCATTGTTAAAATCTAATGGTTTAGATGAAAATAAGCAATTTAATAATATTTTTGAAATGATTGGAGAAAATTTTAAGCGTATTATTACCCTTGGAGATGATCCATCAAGGTTTGTAGAACTTTATGAAGGGTGGAAAATTTTATTTTCAAGCATTGGGGGAAATGTTGAGGAAGAGAGAACAACAAAGTTTTTAAAAGAAATTGCTCAATCTGTAGGGTTTGAAACACATTATGCACCTATTGATTTAGTAGAATTTTCACCTCATGATGGTGTTCTTTTTGAGGGTGTGAATTATGAATTTTTATTTAAGTTAATTCCATGGGAAAATATTGCGATTGATGAGCCAGAGCTTGCAAGTATTATGCAAAAAATGATGGAAAATAAAAATACAATTTTCTTAAATCCTGCATATACTTTGTTATTCCAAAGCAAGAGAATTTTAAAAATTTTATGGGATCTTTTTCCAAATCATCCTTTATTATTAGAGACAAGTTATGAGCCTTTAAAAGATAAAAAGCAAGTGTTAAAAAGGGCTTTTGGTAGAGAAGGGGCAAATATAGAAATCTTAGATAAAAATCAAAACATTATTACAAAAAATACTGGAATTTATCAAAATCATAAAGCAGTTTATCAAGAATTTTGCGAACTTAATAAGAATGGGGAATTTTATTATCAGCCAAATGTGTTTTTTGCCTATGAATCTTGCGGATTAGGATTTAGAAAAGGTGGATTGATTTTAGATAATTACTCTAAATTTGTAGGTCATTATTTAAAGTAA
- a CDS encoding group III truncated hemoglobin: MNMETVINQQNIQKLMDIFYAKVRKDPELSKIFLPAVGEDNESWEKHKEKIGRFWRQMLLGEPVFDGQPLKKHLDLPPFPRELFNVWLNLFSESLHQIYENDVAKSILQKATMIAQRFQIAIYDMQIHG; encoded by the coding sequence ATAAATATGGAAACAGTAATTAATCAACAAAATATACAAAAACTTATGGATATTTTTTATGCAAAAGTTAGAAAAGATCCAGAATTATCAAAGATTTTTTTGCCAGCTGTGGGTGAAGATAATGAAAGTTGGGAAAAACATAAAGAAAAAATTGGTAGATTTTGGAGACAAATGCTTTTAGGAGAACCTGTTTTTGATGGACAACCTTTAAAAAAACATTTAGATTTACCACCTTTCCCTAGAGAACTTTTTAATGTATGGTTAAATTTATTTTCAGAATCTTTACATCAAATTTATGAAAATGATGTTGCAAAATCTATTTTACAAAAAGCAACAATGATTGCACAAAGATTTCAGATTGCTATTTATGATATGCAAATACATGGATAG
- a CDS encoding hydrogenase small subunit, which yields MDFLLNNLKQKIQHIDQAQKFIIRDEDRKFVESFVKTFKFSQDFVEPILKFLSHKKPTNLVWLSLSECTGCTESFLRNEIPGIDSLLLEYINLDYHEVLMSAAGFQARENLKKLKKGEYFLVVEGSVCAQQEYFATFGAEASSGAEELLHLGRDAFMVLCVGTCSSFGGVQAANPNPTNTESIDKLIQREVVNIPGCPPSDINIIYTLMYAIIFEEAPSLDILNRPLWAYGKTVHDTCERKAKFESGDFVQTFGDEKMTQGYCLYKVGCKGPYAYNNCPKVKFNSKTSWPIQAGHGCIACSEPNFWDDFGVFETPMTKQNKSFAKEEKKEAVSMQDFYTFVLNLQSHQIGIFLDSKQTQILFNGKNILNFNLELNTHLFLEGLAKKSKLTSRLVENYQTYFPKLYQKNMHNMLDSKISQNPADILLLMHEILSLEKKENTHYFALQEAMSFPFKVVSDMDFSVKVSEDNIVIDTVKGMRLVLCYALGGLEYDGIAYGILATLCKALKEGVSKFIVLKGIKNDVVLGGDLVQNSLIEKWLLK from the coding sequence ATGGATTTTTTACTCAATAACCTCAAACAGAAAATACAACACATAGATCAGGCACAAAAATTTATTATTAGAGATGAAGATAGAAAATTTGTAGAATCTTTTGTAAAAACCTTTAAATTTTCTCAAGACTTTGTTGAGCCAATTTTAAAATTTTTATCACATAAAAAACCTACAAATTTAGTATGGCTCAGCCTTTCAGAATGTACGGGATGTACAGAGAGTTTTTTGCGTAATGAGATTCCAGGGATAGATTCTTTATTATTGGAATATATAAATTTAGACTATCATGAAGTGTTGATGAGTGCAGCAGGTTTTCAAGCAAGAGAGAATCTCAAAAAACTAAAAAAGGGTGAATATTTTCTTGTTGTTGAAGGAAGTGTGTGTGCACAACAAGAGTATTTTGCAACTTTTGGAGCAGAGGCATCTAGCGGTGCAGAAGAGCTATTGCATTTAGGTAGAGATGCATTTATGGTTCTTTGCGTGGGGACTTGTTCGAGCTTTGGTGGTGTGCAAGCTGCAAATCCAAACCCTACAAATACAGAAAGTATTGACAAATTAATACAAAGAGAAGTGGTGAATATTCCGGGTTGTCCACCTAGTGATATTAATATTATCTACACATTAATGTATGCTATTATTTTTGAAGAAGCTCCGAGCCTAGATATATTAAATCGACCCTTATGGGCGTATGGTAAAACTGTGCATGATACTTGTGAAAGGAAAGCAAAGTTTGAATCTGGTGATTTTGTGCAAACCTTCGGTGATGAAAAAATGACACAAGGTTATTGTCTTTATAAAGTAGGGTGTAAAGGACCTTATGCATACAATAATTGCCCAAAAGTAAAATTTAATTCTAAGACGAGTTGGCCGATTCAAGCAGGGCATGGCTGTATTGCTTGCAGTGAGCCAAATTTTTGGGATGATTTTGGAGTTTTTGAAACTCCTATGACTAAACAAAATAAATCTTTTGCAAAAGAAGAAAAAAAAGAGGCTGTTAGTATGCAGGATTTTTATACTTTTGTTTTAAATTTACAAAGCCATCAAATAGGGATTTTTTTAGATTCTAAGCAAACGCAGATTCTTTTTAATGGCAAGAATATTTTAAATTTTAATTTAGAATTAAATACGCATCTATTTTTGGAAGGATTGGCAAAAAAAAGCAAACTTACTTCGCGTTTGGTGGAAAATTATCAAACTTACTTTCCCAAACTTTATCAAAAGAATATGCACAATATGCTAGATAGTAAAATATCACAAAATCCTGCAGATATACTCCTTTTGATGCATGAAATCCTTAGTTTAGAAAAGAAAGAAAATACCCATTATTTTGCACTTCAAGAGGCCATGTCTTTTCCTTTTAAGGTGGTGAGCGATATGGATTTTTCTGTAAAAGTGAGTGAAGATAATATAGTGATTGATACAGTAAAGGGTATGCGTCTTGTTTTGTGTTACGCTTTGGGTGGATTGGAATATGATGGGATTGCTTATGGAATTCTGGCTACCTTATGTAAAGCACTTAAAGAAGGAGTGTCTAAATTTATTGTTTTAAAGGGGATAAAAAATGATGTAGTGCTTGGAGGGGATTTGGTACAAAATTCTTTGATAGAAAAATGGTTACTTAAATAA
- a CDS encoding acylneuraminate cytidylyltransferase family protein → MKVLAIIPARSGSKGVKDKNIRPFYNIPLMAYSIHSALKSGVCDEVFVCTDSEKYAEIAKKYGANVPFLRSKESAQDTSKSIDCILESLEKYCQIGKNFDTLILLQPTSPLRTAFHIKEAYKLYCKHQKDLASICEVNEHPIFMRTTKDNILTPLLQTNSTTRRQDLPPFYRINGAIYINKISTLTTNTSFNDNPIGYIMDKEYSLDIDEEKDFTHPLPKNFTLPSFLRS, encoded by the coding sequence ATGAAAGTTTTGGCGATTATCCCCGCTAGAAGTGGTAGTAAGGGCGTAAAAGATAAAAATATTCGCCCTTTTTATAATATTCCACTTATGGCTTATAGTATTCATAGCGCGCTAAAAAGTGGTGTATGTGATGAAGTATTTGTATGCACAGATAGTGAAAAATATGCAGAAATTGCTAAAAAATATGGTGCAAATGTTCCTTTTTTGCGTTCCAAAGAAAGTGCGCAAGATACAAGCAAGAGTATAGATTGCATTTTAGAATCTCTTGAAAAATATTGTCAAATTGGTAAAAACTTTGATACTCTTATTTTATTACAGCCTACATCGCCGCTAAGAACTGCATTTCATATTAAAGAAGCTTATAAGCTTTATTGCAAACATCAAAAAGATTTGGCAAGTATTTGCGAGGTAAATGAACATCCTATTTTTATGCGCACTACCAAAGATAATATTCTCACTCCATTATTGCAAACAAATAGCACAACACGTAGGCAAGACTTACCACCTTTTTATCGCATTAATGGAGCAATTTATATCAATAAAATTTCTACCTTAACAACAAACACAAGCTTTAATGATAATCCTATTGGCTATATTATGGACAAAGAATATTCTTTAGATATTGATGAAGAAAAAGACTTCACTCATCCCTTGCCAAAAAATTTTACCCTACCCTCATTTTTAAGATCATAA
- the neuC gene encoding UDP-N-acetylglucosamine 2-epimerase, translating into MKKIVFLTGTRADWGKIKSLVSEVKDSKSFEYKIFICGMHLLELYGSTYYEILKDGFNEVAFSKPYQNHDSMDLILSEAIENFSFFVKDYQPDLIVIHGDRLEALSGALVGAFNNILVAHIEGGEVSGTIDESIRHSISKFAHLHFVANNEAYIRLSQLGEKKEKIFIIGSPDIDLMLSKKLPTFEDVQKHYYQIKNFQKDYAIFIYHPVTTEIETLENDLIKITNALIESKINYIVIYPNNDNGSKIIIKHLTQLPETHFKIFTSIKFEFFLTLLKEAKFIIGNSSAGIREAPVYGTPCINIGTRQEGRYKKDNHILSINPEKEEILQAIQKIPSIQNLEVNLHFGTGNSAKKFIKILEDPEIWKTKLQKKFIDL; encoded by the coding sequence ATGAAAAAAATTGTTTTTTTAACAGGCACAAGAGCAGATTGGGGTAAAATCAAAAGCCTTGTAAGTGAAGTAAAAGATTCTAAAAGTTTTGAATATAAAATTTTTATCTGTGGTATGCATTTGTTAGAACTTTATGGAAGCACTTATTATGAAATTTTAAAAGATGGTTTTAATGAAGTAGCTTTTAGCAAGCCCTATCAAAATCATGATTCAATGGATCTTATCCTCTCTGAAGCCATAGAAAATTTTTCCTTTTTTGTTAAAGACTATCAACCTGATTTGATTGTGATACATGGAGATAGATTAGAAGCCCTATCAGGCGCACTTGTAGGAGCATTTAACAATATTTTAGTGGCACATATTGAGGGGGGTGAAGTAAGCGGCACGATTGATGAATCTATCCGGCATAGTATTAGTAAATTTGCTCATCTACATTTTGTGGCAAACAATGAAGCGTATATAAGGTTATCACAACTTGGCGAAAAAAAGGAAAAAATTTTTATCATTGGATCACCTGATATTGATTTAATGTTAAGTAAAAAACTTCCCACTTTTGAAGATGTACAAAAACATTATTATCAAATAAAAAACTTTCAAAAAGATTATGCAATTTTTATTTATCACCCCGTAACAACAGAAATAGAGACACTAGAAAACGATCTCATCAAAATTACAAATGCCCTAATAGAATCTAAAATCAATTACATCGTCATCTATCCCAACAACGACAATGGTTCAAAAATTATCATCAAACATCTCACACAACTCCCAGAAACCCACTTTAAGATTTTTACTTCTATTAAATTTGAATTTTTTCTTACTTTATTAAAAGAAGCAAAATTTATTATTGGTAATAGTTCTGCAGGAATCCGAGAAGCACCAGTATATGGTACTCCATGCATTAATATAGGAACAAGACAAGAAGGACGCTATAAAAAAGATAATCATATATTATCCATCAATCCAGAAAAAGAAGAAATCCTGCAAGCAATTCAAAAAATTCCTAGTATCCAAAATCTTGAGGTAAATTTACATTTTGGTACAGGAAATAGTGCTAAAAAATTTATAAAAATTCTTGAAGATCCAGAAATTTGGAAAACAAAACTTCAAAAAAAGTTTATAGATTTATAA
- a CDS encoding N-acetylneuraminate synthase family protein, with product MENNFIQIQDRKIGKDFPPVVIAELGINHNGSLEIAKEMVDAACLAGVEILKHQTHIIQDEMSSAAKKVIPGNSNKSIYEIMQNCALNMEDEIALKNYVESKGMIFLSTPFSRAGADRLEKMGVSAYKIGSGEMNNLPLIKHIANFKKPMIISTGMNNLISVRQTVTILEDLKVPYALLHTTNLYPTPPHLVRFGAMLELMQNFPNIPIGLSDHTLNNNACKGAIAMGASIVERHFTDHKNRQGPDIVCSMDTEEAKDLIMSAKEIFLMRGGKKEATKEEQVTIDFAFATCVSIAPIKKGEKFSMQNLWVKRPAIGEIPAKDFEKILGYTADCDIPTDTHISWNMIQK from the coding sequence GTGGAAAATAATTTTATACAAATACAAGATAGAAAAATTGGCAAAGATTTTCCCCCTGTTGTAATCGCAGAACTAGGAATCAATCATAATGGAAGTCTTGAAATTGCTAAAGAAATGGTTGATGCGGCATGTTTAGCAGGTGTTGAAATTTTAAAGCACCAAACCCATATAATCCAAGATGAAATGAGTAGTGCCGCAAAAAAAGTGATTCCGGGTAACAGTAATAAAAGTATCTATGAAATTATGCAAAATTGTGCATTAAATATGGAAGATGAAATCGCACTAAAAAATTATGTAGAATCCAAAGGAATGATTTTTTTATCTACACCTTTTTCGCGTGCAGGAGCGGATCGCTTGGAAAAAATGGGGGTTAGTGCTTATAAAATTGGCTCTGGTGAAATGAATAATCTCCCACTTATCAAACATATCGCGAATTTTAAAAAACCTATGATTATTTCTACTGGAATGAATAATCTAATCAGCGTGCGACAAACCGTAACAATTCTAGAAGACCTCAAAGTCCCCTATGCACTTTTACATACTACAAACCTCTATCCAACACCACCTCATCTTGTAAGATTTGGTGCTATGCTAGAATTAATGCAAAACTTCCCCAATATCCCTATTGGTCTAAGCGATCATACTTTAAATAATAATGCATGCAAAGGTGCAATTGCCATGGGTGCAAGTATTGTTGAGAGACATTTCACAGATCATAAAAACCGCCAAGGTCCTGATATTGTCTGTTCCATGGACACAGAGGAAGCAAAAGATCTTATCATGAGTGCTAAAGAGATTTTTTTAATGCGTGGAGGCAAAAAAGAAGCTACAAAAGAGGAACAGGTGACAATTGATTTTGCATTTGCTACTTGCGTAAGCATTGCCCCTATTAAAAAAGGAGAAAAATTTAGCATGCAAAATCTTTGGGTCAAGCGCCCTGCAATCGGCGAAATACCAGCTAAAGATTTTGAAAAAATTTTAGGATATACAGCAGACTGCGATATTCCTACTGATACACATATCTCTTGGAATATGATACAAAAATGA
- a CDS encoding methyltransferase domain-containing protein — MQFIANKFFSAKESYAQHAHIQKIMQDKILKLLPHNHFSHIFEFGAGTGTFTQKIIKNLTYKKLTCNDINDYAKSFAPHIQFLQFDINDISKHLDQQNFDLIISNACIQWLDQKKFFTNIQNFSPKDGILALGSFGESNLHEIATITKKSLKYLSLDHYRSLLQPQWKILHLFEEKIPLSFPTPLDAFKHLKLTGTNSLQQNFPLTKKHLQALKEKFYNTLTYHPIYIIAKKS, encoded by the coding sequence ATGCAATTTATAGCAAATAAATTTTTCTCTGCCAAAGAAAGTTATGCACAACATGCCCATATACAAAAAATTATGCAAGATAAAATTTTAAAATTACTCCCCCATAATCATTTTTCACATATTTTTGAATTTGGTGCTGGAACAGGAACTTTTACACAAAAAATTATTAAAAATCTCACATATAAAAAGCTTACATGTAATGATATTAATGATTATGCAAAATCTTTTGCTCCACATATTCAATTTTTGCAATTTGACATTAATGATATTTCAAAACATCTTGATCAGCAAAATTTTGACCTCATTATCTCTAATGCTTGCATACAATGGCTTGATCAAAAAAAATTTTTTACAAATATCCAAAATTTTAGTCCAAAAGATGGAATCTTAGCTCTAGGAAGTTTTGGAGAATCTAATCTCCATGAAATTGCTACCATCACAAAAAAATCCCTAAAATACCTAAGTTTAGATCATTATCGCTCTTTATTACAACCTCAATGGAAAATTTTACACCTTTTTGAAGAAAAAATCCCCTTGAGTTTTCCCACTCCACTTGATGCTTTTAAACATCTCAAATTAACTGGCACAAATTCTTTACAGCAAAATTTCCCTCTCACAAAAAAACATCTCCAAGCCCTAAAAGAAAAATTTTACAACACTCTCACCTATCACCCTATCTACATTATTGCCAAAAAGTCCTAA
- a CDS encoding pimeloyl-ACP methyl esterase BioG family protein, producing MQIKIFNPHITRSTILFFLGFGSNPNFFSHYIDEAYHKTYRIIFVYDYKDNHLDLTFLQNQEVYLIAWSMGVAIANYFIPKNLNIKKSIAINGTNLGIHKTLGIPPVIFMHTIKHFNLLDFYINVFDSKNFLDNIKDICNSQLILELQNLYATLTTIPPKQSLWDYAITSQNDKIFQAKYQLQAWQSQNLSPIILPNSPHFIFFDYSLESLCNL from the coding sequence ATGCAAATAAAAATTTTTAATCCTCATATTACCCGCTCCACAATTTTATTTTTTCTAGGATTTGGAAGCAATCCTAATTTCTTTTCTCATTATATTGATGAAGCTTATCACAAAACCTATCGTATTATTTTTGTGTATGACTACAAAGACAATCATCTTGATCTTACATTTTTACAAAACCAAGAAGTCTATCTTATTGCATGGTCTATGGGTGTGGCAATAGCAAATTATTTTATACCAAAAAATCTTAATATCAAAAAATCCATCGCTATCAATGGCACAAATCTTGGTATACATAAAACCTTAGGCATACCTCCTGTAATTTTTATGCATACAATCAAACATTTTAATCTTTTAGATTTTTATATCAATGTTTTTGATTCTAAAAATTTTTTAGATAACATTAAAGATATTTGCAATTCCCAACTTATTCTTGAATTACAAAACCTCTACGCCACACTTACTACAATACCTCCTAAGCAAAGCTTATGGGATTATGCTATTACAAGTCAAAATGATAAAATTTTCCAAGCCAAATATCAGCTACAAGCGTGGCAATCTCAAAATCTCTCCCCTATTATTTTGCCAAATTCTCCACATTTTATCTTCTTTGATTACTCTTTGGAATCCCTATGCAATTTATAG
- a CDS encoding aminotransferase class I/II-fold pyridoxal phosphate-dependent enzyme — MQDKISVILKDLQKDSHLRILQPLRHQGKYLLHNKKKVLNLASNDYLGIAQDLTLQQNFLKQCQLDSTPFSSSSSRSLSGNFAIFEELEEFLSQLYAPKNALLFNSGYHANIGSINALHQIGGVLFLVDSFVHASIFDGLRLAHAKFKRFKHNNMQDLKNLLESSIHQYEHIIIVSEGIFSMDGDYCKIQEIIALKKNYKNVFIYLDEAHSLGVCGEKLLGLSENFLSSIDFIVLAFGKAIGSIGGCVLCDNIFKQYFINKARSFIFSTALPPINIAFTLYIFKNLQIFFEKNRHLQTLSLYLQKKLKENNFDFLGESQIISLMTYTNIKSLEVMHMLLDSQIYAPAIRPPSVPINQARIRFSLHANLSLKDLDLIIEALCK, encoded by the coding sequence ATGCAAGACAAGATTAGTGTTATACTTAAAGATTTACAAAAAGACTCTCATTTAAGAATCTTGCAGCCTCTAAGACATCAAGGCAAATACCTCTTGCATAATAAAAAAAAAGTTCTCAATCTTGCGTCTAACGACTATTTAGGAATTGCGCAAGATCTAACATTGCAGCAAAATTTCTTAAAACAATGTCAATTAGATTCTACACCCTTTTCTAGTTCCTCATCACGCAGTCTAAGTGGAAATTTTGCAATTTTTGAAGAATTGGAAGAATTTTTATCCCAACTCTATGCACCCAAAAATGCTCTACTTTTTAATAGTGGTTATCATGCAAATATAGGGAGCATTAATGCATTACACCAAATTGGTGGGGTTTTATTTTTGGTAGATAGTTTTGTGCATGCAAGTATTTTTGATGGCTTAAGATTAGCACATGCAAAATTCAAAAGATTTAAACATAATAACATGCAAGATCTTAAAAATCTCTTAGAATCTTCTATTCATCAATATGAACATATCATTATTGTTAGTGAGGGAATTTTTAGCATGGATGGGGATTATTGCAAAATTCAAGAAATTATCGCTTTGAAAAAAAACTATAAAAATGTCTTTATTTATCTTGATGAGGCACATTCTCTTGGGGTATGTGGAGAAAAATTATTAGGACTTAGCGAGAATTTTCTTTCCTCTATTGATTTTATTGTCCTTGCTTTCGGAAAAGCAATTGGATCAATAGGAGGTTGTGTGTTGTGCGACAATATTTTTAAGCAATACTTCATCAATAAAGCACGATCTTTTATTTTTTCTACCGCACTCCCACCAATTAACATTGCCTTTACACTCTATATTTTCAAGAATCTGCAAATTTTTTTTGAAAAAAATAGACATCTCCAAACCCTAAGCCTCTATCTACAAAAAAAACTCAAAGAAAATAATTTTGATTTTCTTGGCGAAAGTCAAATTATTAGCCTTATGACTTATACAAATATTAAAAGCTTAGAAGTAATGCACATGCTTTTAGATTCTCAAATTTATGCCCCCGCAATAAGACCTCCAAGTGTCCCTATCAATCAAGCTAGAATCCGTTTCTCGCTTCATGCAAATTTAAGTCTAAAAGATTTGGATCTAATCATCGAGGCACTATGCAAATAA